In the Alligator mississippiensis isolate rAllMis1 chromosome 7, rAllMis1, whole genome shotgun sequence genome, one interval contains:
- the CFAP119 gene encoding cilia- and flagella-associated protein 119 isoform X4 translates to MGSEGVLRQPQHHEAQICMWKYLDVHSMDLINQTRTIEEMRGVLAEVLQLDGGAQGGRAAILLDLYTHALWFGREQGFTPEQASALFSILHDTHQACTGGAWPAPNPCPVPAETPLPNLDECHSYFRRLLLCHCVRHPPFSIDLFSPWQAAAVEDYVQNTYFHHFKLYKFAFTPQVRLDLTLRYVGLPQPVPTPGEVGQAGEGALTPELQQEPEEETSPPAPPESPRAPLRTYIKEELGRALGAARQDLLEQMRGSEQRLGARLAQLEQGPGPHPRGRKK, encoded by the exons ATGGGGTCGGAGGGGGTCCTAcggcag CCCCAGCACCATGAagcccagatctgcatgtg GAAGTACCTGGATGTTCACTCTATGGACCTCATCAACCAGACCCGGACCATAGAGGAGATGAGGGG ggtgctggcagaggTGTTGCAGCTGGATGGGGGGGCACAGGGCGGGCGAGCCGCCATCCTGCTGGACCTTTACACCCACGCGCTGTGGTTCGGGCGGGAGCAGGGCTTCACCCCCGAGCAGGCCTCTGCCCTCTTCTCCATCCTCCATGACACCCACCAGGCCTGCACCG GAGGGGCGTGGCCAGCGCCGAACCCGTGCCCGGTGCCCGCAGAGACGCCGCTGCCTAACCTGGACGAGTGTCACAGCTACTTCCGCCGTCTGCTGCTCTGCCACTGCGTGCGG CACCCACCGTTCAGCATTGACCTGTTCAGCCCCTGGCAGGCGGCCGCGGTCGAGGACTACGTGCAGAACACCTATTTCCACCACTTCAAGCTCTACAAGTTCGCCTTCACACCCCAG GTGCGCCTGGATTTGACCCTGAGGTacgtggggctgccccagccagtgcCCACCCCGGGGGAAG TAGGCCAGGCCGGGGAGGGTGCCCTCACCCCGGAgttgcagcaggagccagaggaggagaccagccccccagctccccctgaaa GCCCCCGGGCCCCGCTGCGGACCTACATCAAGGAGGAGCTAGGTCGGGCGCTGGGGGCGGCACGGCAGGACCTGCTGGAGCAGATGCGGGGCAGCGAGCAGCGCTTGGGCGCCCGCctggcccagctggagcagggcccaggcccccaccccaggggcaggaagaagtGA
- the CFAP119 gene encoding cilia- and flagella-associated protein 119 isoform X1 encodes MCPPCADEWSFPSPTELTVSTVCPSSPIEPQHHEAQICMWKYLDVHSMDLINQTRTIEEMRGVLAEVLQLDGGAQGGRAAILLDLYTHALWFGREQGFTPEQASALFSILHDTHQACTGGAWPAPNPCPVPAETPLPNLDECHSYFRRLLLCHCVRHPPFSIDLFSPWQAAAVEDYVQNTYFHHFKLYKFAFTPQVRLDLTLRYVGLPQPVPTPGEVGQAGEGALTPELQQEPEEETSPPAPPESPRAPLRTYIKEELGRALGAARQDLLEQMRGSEQRLGARLAQLEQGPGPHPRGRKK; translated from the exons CCCCAGCACCATGAagcccagatctgcatgtg GAAGTACCTGGATGTTCACTCTATGGACCTCATCAACCAGACCCGGACCATAGAGGAGATGAGGGG ggtgctggcagaggTGTTGCAGCTGGATGGGGGGGCACAGGGCGGGCGAGCCGCCATCCTGCTGGACCTTTACACCCACGCGCTGTGGTTCGGGCGGGAGCAGGGCTTCACCCCCGAGCAGGCCTCTGCCCTCTTCTCCATCCTCCATGACACCCACCAGGCCTGCACCG GAGGGGCGTGGCCAGCGCCGAACCCGTGCCCGGTGCCCGCAGAGACGCCGCTGCCTAACCTGGACGAGTGTCACAGCTACTTCCGCCGTCTGCTGCTCTGCCACTGCGTGCGG CACCCACCGTTCAGCATTGACCTGTTCAGCCCCTGGCAGGCGGCCGCGGTCGAGGACTACGTGCAGAACACCTATTTCCACCACTTCAAGCTCTACAAGTTCGCCTTCACACCCCAG GTGCGCCTGGATTTGACCCTGAGGTacgtggggctgccccagccagtgcCCACCCCGGGGGAAG TAGGCCAGGCCGGGGAGGGTGCCCTCACCCCGGAgttgcagcaggagccagaggaggagaccagccccccagctccccctgaaa GCCCCCGGGCCCCGCTGCGGACCTACATCAAGGAGGAGCTAGGTCGGGCGCTGGGGGCGGCACGGCAGGACCTGCTGGAGCAGATGCGGGGCAGCGAGCAGCGCTTGGGCGCCCGCctggcccagctggagcagggcccaggcccccaccccaggggcaggaagaagtGA
- the CFAP119 gene encoding cilia- and flagella-associated protein 119 isoform X2: MCPPCADEWSFPSPTELTVSTVCPSSPIEPQHHEAQICMWKYLDVHSMDLINQTRTIEEMRGVLAEVLQLDGGAQGGRAAILLDLYTHALWFGREQGFTPEQASALFSILHDTHQACTGGAWPAPNPCPVPAETPLPNLDECHSYFRRLLLCHCVRHPPFSIDLFSPWQAAAVEDYVQNTYFHHFKLYKFAFTPQVRLDLTLRYVGLPQPVPTPGEGQAGEGALTPELQQEPEEETSPPAPPESPRAPLRTYIKEELGRALGAARQDLLEQMRGSEQRLGARLAQLEQGPGPHPRGRKK; encoded by the exons CCCCAGCACCATGAagcccagatctgcatgtg GAAGTACCTGGATGTTCACTCTATGGACCTCATCAACCAGACCCGGACCATAGAGGAGATGAGGGG ggtgctggcagaggTGTTGCAGCTGGATGGGGGGGCACAGGGCGGGCGAGCCGCCATCCTGCTGGACCTTTACACCCACGCGCTGTGGTTCGGGCGGGAGCAGGGCTTCACCCCCGAGCAGGCCTCTGCCCTCTTCTCCATCCTCCATGACACCCACCAGGCCTGCACCG GAGGGGCGTGGCCAGCGCCGAACCCGTGCCCGGTGCCCGCAGAGACGCCGCTGCCTAACCTGGACGAGTGTCACAGCTACTTCCGCCGTCTGCTGCTCTGCCACTGCGTGCGG CACCCACCGTTCAGCATTGACCTGTTCAGCCCCTGGCAGGCGGCCGCGGTCGAGGACTACGTGCAGAACACCTATTTCCACCACTTCAAGCTCTACAAGTTCGCCTTCACACCCCAG GTGCGCCTGGATTTGACCCTGAGGTacgtggggctgccccagccagtgcCCACCCCGGGGGAAG GCCAGGCCGGGGAGGGTGCCCTCACCCCGGAgttgcagcaggagccagaggaggagaccagccccccagctccccctgaaa GCCCCCGGGCCCCGCTGCGGACCTACATCAAGGAGGAGCTAGGTCGGGCGCTGGGGGCGGCACGGCAGGACCTGCTGGAGCAGATGCGGGGCAGCGAGCAGCGCTTGGGCGCCCGCctggcccagctggagcagggcccaggcccccaccccaggggcaggaagaagtGA
- the CFAP119 gene encoding cilia- and flagella-associated protein 119 isoform X3 encodes MCPPCADEWSFPSPTELTVSTVCPSSPIEPQHHEAQICMWKYLDVHSMDLINQTRTIEEMRGVLAEVLQLDGGAQGGRAAILLDLYTHALWFGREQGFTPEQASALFSILHDTHQACTETPLPNLDECHSYFRRLLLCHCVRHPPFSIDLFSPWQAAAVEDYVQNTYFHHFKLYKFAFTPQVRLDLTLRYVGLPQPVPTPGEVGQAGEGALTPELQQEPEEETSPPAPPESPRAPLRTYIKEELGRALGAARQDLLEQMRGSEQRLGARLAQLEQGPGPHPRGRKK; translated from the exons CCCCAGCACCATGAagcccagatctgcatgtg GAAGTACCTGGATGTTCACTCTATGGACCTCATCAACCAGACCCGGACCATAGAGGAGATGAGGGG ggtgctggcagaggTGTTGCAGCTGGATGGGGGGGCACAGGGCGGGCGAGCCGCCATCCTGCTGGACCTTTACACCCACGCGCTGTGGTTCGGGCGGGAGCAGGGCTTCACCCCCGAGCAGGCCTCTGCCCTCTTCTCCATCCTCCATGACACCCACCAGGCCTGCACCG AGACGCCGCTGCCTAACCTGGACGAGTGTCACAGCTACTTCCGCCGTCTGCTGCTCTGCCACTGCGTGCGG CACCCACCGTTCAGCATTGACCTGTTCAGCCCCTGGCAGGCGGCCGCGGTCGAGGACTACGTGCAGAACACCTATTTCCACCACTTCAAGCTCTACAAGTTCGCCTTCACACCCCAG GTGCGCCTGGATTTGACCCTGAGGTacgtggggctgccccagccagtgcCCACCCCGGGGGAAG TAGGCCAGGCCGGGGAGGGTGCCCTCACCCCGGAgttgcagcaggagccagaggaggagaccagccccccagctccccctgaaa GCCCCCGGGCCCCGCTGCGGACCTACATCAAGGAGGAGCTAGGTCGGGCGCTGGGGGCGGCACGGCAGGACCTGCTGGAGCAGATGCGGGGCAGCGAGCAGCGCTTGGGCGCCCGCctggcccagctggagcagggcccaggcccccaccccaggggcaggaagaagtGA
- the CFAP119 gene encoding cilia- and flagella-associated protein 119 isoform X5, which translates to MWKYLDVHSMDLINQTRTIEEMRGVLAEVLQLDGGAQGGRAAILLDLYTHALWFGREQGFTPEQASALFSILHDTHQACTGGAWPAPNPCPVPAETPLPNLDECHSYFRRLLLCHCVRHPPFSIDLFSPWQAAAVEDYVQNTYFHHFKLYKFAFTPQVRLDLTLRYVGLPQPVPTPGEVGQAGEGALTPELQQEPEEETSPPAPPESPRAPLRTYIKEELGRALGAARQDLLEQMRGSEQRLGARLAQLEQGPGPHPRGRKK; encoded by the exons atgtg GAAGTACCTGGATGTTCACTCTATGGACCTCATCAACCAGACCCGGACCATAGAGGAGATGAGGGG ggtgctggcagaggTGTTGCAGCTGGATGGGGGGGCACAGGGCGGGCGAGCCGCCATCCTGCTGGACCTTTACACCCACGCGCTGTGGTTCGGGCGGGAGCAGGGCTTCACCCCCGAGCAGGCCTCTGCCCTCTTCTCCATCCTCCATGACACCCACCAGGCCTGCACCG GAGGGGCGTGGCCAGCGCCGAACCCGTGCCCGGTGCCCGCAGAGACGCCGCTGCCTAACCTGGACGAGTGTCACAGCTACTTCCGCCGTCTGCTGCTCTGCCACTGCGTGCGG CACCCACCGTTCAGCATTGACCTGTTCAGCCCCTGGCAGGCGGCCGCGGTCGAGGACTACGTGCAGAACACCTATTTCCACCACTTCAAGCTCTACAAGTTCGCCTTCACACCCCAG GTGCGCCTGGATTTGACCCTGAGGTacgtggggctgccccagccagtgcCCACCCCGGGGGAAG TAGGCCAGGCCGGGGAGGGTGCCCTCACCCCGGAgttgcagcaggagccagaggaggagaccagccccccagctccccctgaaa GCCCCCGGGCCCCGCTGCGGACCTACATCAAGGAGGAGCTAGGTCGGGCGCTGGGGGCGGCACGGCAGGACCTGCTGGAGCAGATGCGGGGCAGCGAGCAGCGCTTGGGCGCCCGCctggcccagctggagcagggcccaggcccccaccccaggggcaggaagaagtGA
- the PHKG2 gene encoding phosphorylase b kinase gamma catalytic chain, liver/testis isoform produces the protein MTRDVTPEDELPDWAGARDFYQKYEPKDVIGRGVSSVVRRCVHKPSGRELAVKIVELAPEHSSPQQLEEVRAATAKEVAILRQLAGHPHIITLIDSYESATFVFLVFDLMRRGELFDYLTEKVTLSEKEARGIMRALLEAVSYLHAQGIVHRDLKPENILLDEELRVRLSDFGFSCHLPPGQRLRELCGTPGYLAPEILKCSMDETHLGYGHEVDLWACGVIFYTLLAGSPPFWHRKQLLMLRMIMEGRYAFGSPEWDDRSETVKDLISKLLRLEPAERLTAEQALRHPFFQRCEGREALSPFRRFRVAAWVAWAAAGLWLGLRRARQAPREQLLRDPYGLRPLRRLIDASAFRLYGHWVQRGEHQSRAALFETRPKALTLAPTPPSPPAMVTTTGLGPR, from the exons ATGACGCGGGACGTGACGCCGGAGGACGAGCTGCCCGACTGGGCCGGCGCCCGCGACTTCTACCAGAAGTACGAGCCCAAGGACGTCATCggcag GGGCGTGAGCAGCGTGGTGCGGCGCTGCGTGCACAAGCCGTCGGGCCGGGAGCTGGCGGTGAAGATCGTGGAGCTGGCGCCCGAGCACTCCTCGccgcagcagctggaggaggtcCGCGCCGCCACCGCCAAGGAGGTCGCCATCTTGCGCCAGCTGGCCGGGCACCCCCACATCA TCACCCTCATCGATTCCTATGAGTCGGCCACCTTCGTGTTCCTCGTGTTTGACCT GATGCGGCGAGGGGAGCTCTTCGACTACCTGACCGAGAAGGTGACCCTCAGCGAAAAGGAGGCCAG GGGCATCATGCGGGCGCTGCTGGAGGCCGTGAGCTACCTGCACGCCCAGGGCATCGTGCACCGCGACCTGAAGCCCGAGAACATCCTGCTGGACGAGGAGCTGCGTGTGCGCCTCTCCGACTTCGGCTTCTCCTGCCACCTCCCGCCCGGGCAGCGCCTGCGGG agctgTGTGGGACCCCCGGGTACCTGGCCCCTGAGATCCTCAAGTGCTCCATGGACGAGACCCACCTGGGCTACGGGCACGAGGTCGACCT GTGGGCATGTGGCGTGATCTTCTACACGCTGCTGGCCGGGTCGCCGCCCTTCTGGCACCGCAAGCAGCTGCTGATGCTGCGCATGATCATGGAGGGGCGCTACGCCTTCGGCTCCCCTGAGTGGGATGACCGCTCCGAAACCGTCAAGGACCTG ATCTCGAAGCTGCTACGGTTGGAGCCGGCGGAGCGGCTGACGGCGGAGCAGGCCCTGCGCCACCCCTTCTTCCAGCGCTGCGAGGGCCGCGAGGCTCTCAGCCCCTTCCGCCGCTTCCGG GTGGCAGCGTGGGTGGCGTgggctgctgccgggctgtgGCTGGGCCTGCGCCGGGCACGCCAGGCACCACGGGAGCAGCTGCTGCGCGACCCCTACGGGCTGCGGCCCCTGCGCCGTCTCATCGACGCCAGCGCCTTCCGCCTCTACGGCCACTGGGTGCAGCGTGGCGAGCACCAGAGCCGGGCCGCCCTCTTCGAGACCCGCCCCAAGGCCCTGACCCTTGCGCCCacgccccccagcccccctgccatggtcACCACCACGGGCCTGGGGCCACGTTAG
- the TMEM265 gene encoding transmembrane protein 265 yields MREDRFLGAGAPSPAPNPGQARACVNPGSLLHPAAPARYQAAGLSALPTPGSPPTRSESDRDPDRDPGSTEAGGRRPGHPPHKGPAASSMGEGAEKPSPGTETAVMMEVGPSPQPTPWPRTLRGLAVASIVCGCSCLGALALVYAVKANEKRKAKAPDAALWARRSLRLSLLSIGLWVFLLLLLPLLIYLVSYLLARAE; encoded by the exons ATGCGCGAGGACCGGTTCCTGGGGGCGGGggcccccagccctgcgcccAACCCAGGCCAGGCCCGAGCCTGTGTgaacccaggatccctgctccACCCCGCAGCCCCCGCCCGCTACCAGGCAGCCGGGCTCtccgccctccccaccccggggAGCCCACCCACCCGCTCCGAGTCCGACCGCGACCCCGACCGTGACCCGGGCAGCACCGAGGCAGGAGGGAGGCGgccgggacatcccccccacaAGGGGCCAG CCGCCAGCTCCATGGGAGAGGGGGCCGAGAAGCCGTCCCCTGGCACAGAGACGGCCGTGATGATGGAGGTGGGCCCCTCCCCGCAGCCCACCCCGTGGCCCCGCACCCTGCGGGGCCTGGCCGTGGCCAGCATCGTGTGCGGCTGCTCCTGCCTTGGCGCCCTGGCCCTGGTCTACGCTGTCAAG GCCAATGAGAAGCGCAAGGCGAAGGCCCCGGACGCAGCGCTGTGGGCCCGGCGCTCGCTCCGCCTCTCCCTGCTCAGCATCGGGCTGTGGGtcttcctgctcctcctgctgcccctgctcatctACCTTGTCTCCTACCTCCTTGCCCGCGCGGAGTGA